One genomic window of Abyssisolibacter fermentans includes the following:
- a CDS encoding DUF4386 family protein: MNKKLGFYSAVLVGITTLIFAVSMLIGNLSLAYFVCMILSWGYILLTCAFYTETIDDRKSVALGGVAFGCLYGVLINVVYFTQLTTVANKTASENVIQVLSYQSLGSLFFSFDLFGYGMMALSTFLVGVSMIAKNKNDKWLKVLLIVHGTFLISCVGMPILNIFKDSSDSSSFAGTIALLIWCIYFIPVAILSAVHFRKEMNLR; this comes from the coding sequence ATGAATAAGAAATTAGGATTTTACTCAGCAGTTTTAGTTGGTATTACAACACTGATTTTTGCAGTATCAATGCTTATAGGGAACTTGTCCTTAGCATATTTTGTTTGTATGATACTTTCTTGGGGTTATATACTTTTGACTTGCGCATTTTATACGGAAACCATAGATGATAGAAAATCAGTAGCTCTTGGCGGGGTTGCCTTTGGATGTTTGTATGGTGTATTAATCAATGTAGTATATTTTACTCAACTTACTACTGTTGCAAATAAAACAGCATCAGAAAACGTCATACAGGTGTTGTCATATCAGTCATTAGGAAGTTTGTTTTTTAGCTTTGACTTATTCGGATATGGAATGATGGCATTATCTACTTTTTTAGTTGGTGTTTCAATGATTGCGAAAAATAAGAATGATAAATGGTTAAAGGTATTACTTATAGTACATGGAACATTTCTAATTTCTTGTGTTGGAATGCCTATTCTTAATATATTTAAGGATAGTAGTGACAGTTCATCTTTTGCTGGTACAATTGCTTTACTTATATGGTGCATATATTTTATTCCGGTAGCAATTCTATCAGCAGTACATTTTAGAAAAGAAATGAATCTTAGATAA